Proteins from a genomic interval of Plasmodium reichenowi strain SY57 chromosome 11, whole genome shotgun sequence:
- a CDS encoding hypothetical protein (conserved Plasmodium protein, unknown function), which yields MWNLINYNNENDSNANATFWSIFGYEDKPNENITINENEQKENNLKVEKNIEPELLDDNTKKDIRRKKKKKKNKLKENIDKSPFLSDISAYADYCTSDDVTDKYSLNENNDQMISSESNRRNYSNDISEKDDLTVQEEKEIIIEKENDLTVQEENDITIQEEKELIGEKYNDLTVQEEKELINEKENDLTVQENKTERMVEENYNNSSLPYANEWLFDKIKEILDPSINQESISELLTHKYNSFNEANTGIFDLLENLLVRSGSNNQENMEISKQKKGNYSYNHYNSMDESINEHYNFINYSIHCINKELSANVELEATKMIKIYNHSLNKYKNLINFKDDIYQDLVNEGEEISTLIFDENKKIKKRIPKIDFLVLININSDNYNNIIESHNVQTPKLNLEEIFKINLI from the exons ATGTGgaatttaattaattataacaatgaaaat GATTCTAATGCAAATGCCACTTTTTGGAGTATCTTCGGATATGAa GATAAACCAAACgaaaatataacaattaatgaaaatgaacaaaaggaaaataatttaaaagtCGAAAAAAATATCGAACCAGAATTACTTGATGATAATACAAAGAAAGACATTCGaaggaaaaagaaaaaaaaaaaaaacaaactcaaagaaaatattgataaatCCCCTTTCCTCAGTGATATTAGCGCGTATGCAGATTATTGTACTAGTGATGATGTTACtgataaatattcattaaatgaaaataatgatcAAATGATATCGTCAGAATCTAATAGAAGAAATTATTCAAATGATATAAGTGAAAAAGACGACCTGACTGTTCaggaagaaaaagaaataataattgaGAAAGAAAATGACCTGACTGTTCAGgaagaaaatgatataacaattcaagaagaaaaagaacTAATTGGTGAGAAATATAATGACCTGACCGTTCAGGAAGAAAAAGAACTAATAAATGAGAAAGAAAATGACCTGACCGTTCAGGAAAATAAGACAGAAAGAATGGTagaagaaaattataataatagttcATTACCATATGCTAATGAATGGCTatttgataaaataaaagagaTATTAGATCCTTCTATAAATCAAGAAAGTATAAGTGAATTATTaacacataaatataacagTTTTAATGAAGCCAATACAGGAATTTTCGATTTGTTAGAGAATTTATTAGTACGTAGTGGTAGTAACAATCAGGAAAATATGGAAATTAgtaaacaaaaaaaaggtaattattcttataatcattataattCGATGGATGAATCAATAAATGAgcattataattttattaattattcTATTCATTGtattaataaagaattatcTGCAAACGTGGAGTTAGAAGCTAccaaaatgataaaaatatataatcattcattgaacaaatataaaaatctTATCAATTTTAAGGATGATATTTATCAAGACTTAGTAAATGAGGGAGAAGAAATATCTACTTTAATAtttgatgaaaataaaaaaattaaaaaaagaattcCAAAAATTGATTTTCTAgttttaattaatattaatagtgataattataataatattattgaaTCTCATAACGTACAAACACCGAAATTAAATTTGGAAGagatttttaaaattaacttaatataa
- a CDS encoding hypothetical protein (conserved Plasmodium protein, unknown function) — protein sequence MRNINVNYMGEMKYETNNNKKNIFLFKEGEMKDNNYNMYNNDMHNDDTAIQDIPIVEEKKFLLFPENKNSLKFDDNNDDDKSTNCSSIDKSLHIINNSICTIKSNLKYIKTIININEATQSDYTYEDEDINSYKTSSDTSSFVKTYDNINEEDYTSKNSNENNFELLLNQVINSKKEEKQLDTLDIIDECISIGNLYNRKDKKDNEIIQENKNNNNINNYEFNTQHTKNGNEKLVPNNDNNIFTLNNKMISDVALNISVEEKNKKNNNKTQINNINDDNKNIINNKQLENVPSNNKQKDTTKFALLRKLNLNKNSVIQLQSVQHDHTPMDEKNKDSRCEGIKPYNRLGIALYKLINLLPNEKRNKLEDYLKIFFKNKERLTILLRERKYVSNFIIYTFFFLSYIFFGFVIIFLKRIVYHIFYDQDL from the exons AtgagaaatataaatgtaaattaTATGGGTGAAATGAAGTAtgaaacaaataataataaaaagaacatttttttatttaaagaaGGAGAAATgaaagataataattacaatatgtataataatgatatgcATAATGACGATACAGCTATTCAAGACATACCTATAGTAGAGGAAAAgaaatttcttttatttccagaaaataaaaatagtcTAAAAtttgatgataataatgatgatgataaaagTACAAATTGTTCTTCTATAGACAAAAgtttacatattataaataatagtatATGTACCATAAAAAgtaatttaaaatatataaaaactattataaatataaatgaagcTACACAATCAGATTATACTTATGAAGatgaagatataaattcatataaaacCTCAAGTGACACAAGTAGTTTTGTTAAGacatatgataatataaatgaagagGATTATACTAGCAAAAATAgtaatgaaaataatttcgaattattattaaacCAAGTTATAAATAgtaaaaaagaagaaaaacaaTTAGATACCTTAGATATAATCGATGAATGTATATCTATAGGAAATCTATATAATCGTAAAGACAAAAAAGATAATGAAATTATTcaagaaaacaaaaataataataatatcaacAATTATGAATTTAACACACAACATACAAAAAATGGTAATGAAAAACTTGTACCTAATAATGACaacaatatttttactcttaataataaaatgatatcAGATGTTgcattaaatatatctgtagaagagaaaaataaaaaaaataataataaaactcaaattaataatataaatgatgataataaaaatattattaataataaacaattAGAAAATGTACcttcaaataataaacaaaaagaTACAACAAAATTTGCTCTCTTAAGAAAATTAAACTTAAATAAGAACTCCGTTATACAACTACAAAGTGTGCAACATGATCATACGCCTATGG ATGAGAAAAATAAGGATTCAAGGTGTGAAGGTATTAAACCATATAACCGACTAG GTATTGCGTTATACAAATTGATTAACCTTTTACCgaatgaaaaaagaaacaaacTAGAAGACTacttaaaaatattttttaaaaacaaagaAAGGCTAACTATACTGTTGAGAGAAAGGAAATATGTATCcaattttatcatatacacatttttttttttatcgtatatcttttttggatttgttataattttcttgAAAAGAATTGTCTATCACATATTTTATGACCAagatttataa
- a CDS encoding hypothetical protein (conserved Plasmodium protein, unknown function), producing MASKKREKSCIIFNEEYSNEKENGTINSSGTFYNEEKFIKYIEINSKNIFEYDISKLDIRRVNNHIKLNNICNLYSYLIKNNFFKISDKNINITDMLYVDPIIIEKDKNEYNNLSKNEDEKSIIQDGKCDISSSSYDSSYSESSMSLNNFSNSSDTPSCSEISSDVSVKRNKKNNTCKLKILDVIKKFSQLKEKIKSKKNIKVEIKKEQKEEQDEQQKEQHKEQHKEQHKEQHKEQHKEQQKEQHKEQHKEQHKEQYKEEQMEKKKNKKKSVLPSGDILKKYDAVHIKGNNNEISISQIYKSVSNKDDDNKNIIIQLIYTNKECNKFLYNNFETYLNYWHVLPCIGYYNKSTINYIINKISIVNFYEFLYLYDEFPVCQTHKKKLKKLCVVDQKDEENVTNLDEFVTSETTTDIDMLNNGYNEINLSDEMNKEMVDRNLPQKYDEDMEKNHSSVFNINNCDKSSLMNIHKDPNKNYCIYDEDMEKNHSSVLNFNNCDKSSLMNIHKDPNKNYCIYDEDMEKNHSSVFNINNCDKSILMNIHKDPNKNYCIYDEDIILNDVLQDEKKTNPCCTFGCYYFETFLFRNNKMIPKLKKKDCIIFNRITKKEDFLFLINAKLYDTIKDKNNIYYGKNNEYICTYKNFEFLYFFCFNCNTYYDINIIMSQIIYENEIIKKKNMHDKKNINNKNKINNKNKINNKNKINNKKNISNINDKKNINNNNKINDKKNINNNNTISDKKNINNNNKINDKKNINNINENNNNNNNNNNNNNNNVSLNNLHKSNIFDDYIYSNNFHSFIVEYKKLYNIRIKRQKIKQTDIYFLCMNCIKNNIFNVTHHMEYFTYFCDLVNKYNHNFFLYNKYIHNIFNNENISFFSLYNLEEEKNKICSNNIMANQKKNKEEEQQQKNKPTKKNSSSSSCMTLCSNIKKRKISDITNPMEDQNVVASEKAISDDNQNKNISKNIKKKKSSKNSNQTGEIKEEEKDILKKLNDNNKFDENVKATDAYTNDQNVHDNNNNNNNNNNNNSNNNSNNNSNNNSNNNSNNNSNNNSNNNSNNSNSNNNSNNSNSNSYNYERNRRTTRKKKYIHKKYDDNDEENEEYYYDDDDELFDEKCLTNEIVNIKLQEEEEEEEEEYSFYEDMKKYQDEDIVEENQILNEELYSQDSDFYNDEFSTGGKKKKKKRRKKIKIQKKDSIKVVHRNSGKTINNNIINDTSQSSYNNNMNSIQNTNRTNSSSSNNNISYNSNNVISHRNVSNNNSFINVPEKIKKNEEKKKGNPQDCYINQGDHQKDVHLNFDDLSKLEDRGDKNNLLKYNKVIEKIKQCLDEENVCDKNTEEISKNIVQTVIDIYKNKLDIKMKLFSICSNLMRKDNSELRKKILNGNITSTNLANMDSSDLAPISLQNKRREHERKYFYENIYLRENLIDLKKKSNRNDEEENLYIISNILNKQQKDQDIKHIHINDPNHNLLNNFNKQYDDNILSNNKNTTYNTNNEHNTNQYHQDNENHHISKENINENITYKKEEQNITDSYTIPSIDRYNFQQTYKNLKQIYETMPKYASSPILTFLDNSYNRVMTIIETSKNEEV from the coding sequence atggcaagtaaaaaaagagaaaaaagttgtattatttttaacgAAGAATATAGTaatgaaaaggaaaatGGGACGATTAACAGCAGTGGCACATTttataatgaagaaaaatttattaaatatatagagATAAATTCaaagaatatatttgaatatgATATATCCAAATTAGATATAAGAAGAGTAAATAACCATATAAAGTTAAacaatatatgtaatttatattcttatctaattaaaaataacttttttaaaatatcagataaaaacattaatataacagatatgttatatgtagatccaataataatagaaaaagataaaaatgaatataataatttatccAAAAATGAGGACGAAAAATCTATTATTCAAGATGGAAAGTGTGATATCTCCAGTTCATCATATGATTCGTCTTATTCTGAATCATCTATGtcattaaataatttctCTAATAGTTCCGATACACCTAGCTGTTCAGAAATTTCATCAGATGTGTCTGTTAAAAGgaataaaaagaataatacatgcaaattaaaaattttggatgtaattaaaaaatttagccaacttaaagaaaaaataaaaagcaaaaaaaatataaaagtagaaataaaaaaagaacaaaaagaaGAACAAGATGAACAACAAAAAGAACAACATAAAGAACAACATAAAGAACAACATAAAGAACAACATAAAGAACAACATAAAGAACAACAAAAAGAACAACATAAAGAACAACATAAGGAACAACATAAAGAACAATATAAAGAAGAACAAAtggagaaaaaaaaaaataaaaaaaaaagcgTTCTTCCATCTGGAgatatattgaaaaaatatgatgCTGTACATATCAAAGGAAACAATAATGAAATAAGTATATCTCAGATTTATAAAAGCGTTAGTAATaaagatgatgataataaaaatattattattcaattaatatatacaaataaagaatgtaataaatttttatataataattttgaaacatatttaaattattgGCATGTATTACCATGTATAggttattataataaaagtactataaattatattattaacaaaatTAGTATCgttaatttttatgaattcctttatttatatgatgaaTTTCCAGTATGTCAaacacataaaaaaaagttaaaaaaattatgtgTGGTTGATCAAAAGGACGAAGAAAATGTAACGAACCTAGACGAATTTGTAACATCTGAAACGACTACAGATATTGATATGTTAAATAATGGatataatgaaattaaCTTAAGTGATGAAATGAATAAAGAGATGGTCGATAGGAATTTACCAcaaaaatatgatgaagatATGGAGAAAAATCATTCAAGtgtttttaatattaataattgtGATAAAAGTAGTTTAATGAATATCCATAAAGATcctaataaaaattattgtaTTTATGATGAAGATATGGAGAAAAATCATTCAAGTGTtcttaattttaataattgtGATAAAAGTAGTTTAATGAATATCCATAAAGATcctaataaaaattattgtaTTTATGATGAAGATATGGAGAAAAATCATTCAAGtgtttttaatattaataattgtGATAAAAGTATTTTAATGAATATCCATAAAGATcctaataaaaattattgtatttatgatgaagatattattttgaatgATGTTTTACAAGatgagaaaaaaacaaaccCCTGTTGTACGTTTGGGTGCTATTACTTTGaaacttttttatttcgaaataataaaatgataccaaaattaaaaaaaaaagattgtataatatttaacaggattacaaaaaaagaagattttctttttcttataaatgctaaattatatgatacgataaaagataaaaataatatatattatggaaaaaataatgaatatatatgtacttACAAAAACTTTGAatttttatactttttttgttttaattgtaatacatattatgatataaacattataatgtcacaaataatatatgagaatgaaattattaaaaaaaaaaatatgcatgataaaaaaaatataaataataaaaataaaataaataataaaaataaaataaataataaaaataaaataaataataaaaaaaatattagcaatataaatgataaaaaaaatattaacaataataataaaataaatgataaaaaaaatattaacaataataatacaataagtgataaaaaaaatattaacaataataataaaataaatgataaaaaaaatattaacaatataaatgaaaataataacaataataataataataataataataataataataatgtttcTCTCAATAATTTACATAAAAGCAACATTTTTGATgactatatatattccaaCAATTTTCATAGCTTTATAgtagaatataaaaaattatacaatataagaataaaaagacaaaaaattaaacaaacggatatttattttttatgtatgaattgtataaaaaataatatttttaacgTGACACATCATATGgaatattttacatatttctGTGATTTggtaaataaatataatcacaatttttttttatataataaatatatacataatattttcaataatgaaaatatttcttttttctcCTTATATAATCttgaagaagaaaaaaataaaatctgttcaaacaatataatggcaaatcaaaaaaaaaataaagaagaagaacaacaacaaaaaaacaaaCCAACAAAGAAAAATTCATCTTCCTCATCATGTATGACATTATGtagtaatattaaaaaaagaaaaatatcTGATATCACAAACCCTATGGAAGATCAAAATGTGGTAGCTAGCGAAAAAGCCATTTCTGATGATAATcagaataaaaatatttcaaaaaatataaagaaaaagaagagTAGTAAAAATTCAAATCAAACGGGAGAAATAAAAGAGGAGGAAAAAgatattttgaaaaaattaaatgacAATAACAAATTTGATGAAAATGTAAAAGCTACTGATGCTTATACGAATGATCAAAATGTacatgataataataataataataataataataataataataatagtaataataacagcaataataatagtaataataatagcaataataatagcaataataatagcaataataatagcaataataatagcaataatagtaatagcaataataatagcaataatagtaatagcaatagttataattatgaacGAAATAGAAGGACTAcaaggaaaaaaaaatatattcataaaaaatatgatgataatgatgaagaaaatgaagaatattattatgatgacGATGATGAGTTGTTTGATGAAAAATGTTTGACAAATGAAattgtaaatattaaattacAGGAAGAAGAggaagaagaagaagaagaatattcattttatgaagatatgaaaaaatatcaaGATGAAGATATTGTTGAAGAAAAtcaaatattaaatgaagaattaTATAGTCAGGATTCGGACttttataatgatgaatTTAGTACTGGtggtaaaaaaaaaaagaagaaaagaagaaaaaaaattaaaatcCAAAAGAAAGATAGTATAAAGGTTGTACATAGAAATTCTGGAAAAactataaataataatattattaatgatACATCTCAAAGtagttataataataatatgaacagTATACAGAATACTAATCGTACTAATAGCagtagtagtaataataacatatcTTATAATAGTAACAATGTTATATCACATAGAAATgttagtaataataatagcTTTATCAATGTTCcagaaaaaattaaaaaaaatgaagaaaaaaaaaaaggaaatcCTCAAGATTGTTATATTAATCAAGGAGATCATCAAAAAGATGTACATTTAAACTTTGATGATTTATCTAAATTGGAAGATAGAGGTGATAAAAACAATCtgttaaaatataataaagttatagagaaaataaaacaatgtttagatgaagaaaatgttTGTGATAAAAATACAGAAGAAAtaagtaaaaatattgtaCAAACGgttatagatatatataaaaataaattagatataaaaatgaaattattttcCATATGTAGTAATTTAATGAGAAAAGATAATTCAGAATtacgaaaaaaaattttaaatgGTAATATTACATCAACCAATTTAGCTAATATGGATTCATCAGATTTAGCACCTATTAGCttacaaaataaaagaagagaacatgaaaggaaatatttttatgaaaatatttatttacgtgaaaatttaatagatttaaaaaaaaaaagtaatcgaaatgatgaagaagaaaatttatatattataagtaatatattaaataaacaaCAAAAGGATCAAgatataaaacatattcatataaatgatcctaatcataatttattaaataattttaataaacaatatgatgataatatattatcaaataataaaaatactacctataatacaaataatgaACATAATACAAACCAATATCATCAGGATAATGAAAACCACCATATCagtaaagaaaatataaatgaaaatattacttataaaaaggaagaacaaaatataacTGATTCATATACGATACCATCAATCGACAGATATAATTTTCAACAAACCTATAAAAACCTAAAGCAAATTTATGAAACCATGCCAAAATATGCCTCCTCTCCGATCCTAACATTTTTAGATAACTCTTATAATAGGGTCATGACCATAATAGAAACGAGCAAGAATGAGGAAGTATGA